Proteins found in one Melioribacteraceae bacterium 4301-Me genomic segment:
- a CDS encoding phosphatase PAP2 family protein, translating to MLKKIIKKLTPTDFLVIVFGIILSFINIIYSKQIPNWERHLLFNTLTILIVVLIAIKDNSKYSILWKQLHYWYLVPLIFLCFKELYYMIEPIRGKIYDDILIKIDRAIFGCDPTIELYKISNPLLTEILQIVYGTFFFLPIILGIDFILNNKFEEFQNGTFLIVYGFFLSFIGYLIIPAIGPRFTLHNFDTNNIEMPGLLLTNFLREIVNSGESIPAGTPNPSLLVQRDAFPSGHTEITLIVMYLSVKYNSRLKKFFIINGSLLIFATVYLRYHYVIDLIGGALFMIFTIWSGKYIFLWWERIRR from the coding sequence ATGCTGAAAAAAATAATTAAAAAACTTACCCCCACTGACTTTTTAGTCATCGTTTTTGGGATTATACTTTCTTTCATTAATATTATTTATTCAAAACAAATTCCCAATTGGGAACGGCATTTATTATTTAACACACTTACAATATTAATTGTAGTTTTAATTGCAATAAAAGATAATTCTAAATACAGCATATTATGGAAACAGCTGCATTACTGGTATTTAGTACCTTTAATTTTTTTGTGCTTTAAAGAATTATACTATATGATTGAACCGATTCGGGGCAAAATTTATGATGATATACTTATTAAAATAGACAGAGCTATTTTTGGATGCGACCCTACAATAGAGCTATACAAAATTTCTAATCCATTATTAACTGAAATTCTGCAAATTGTATATGGTACTTTCTTTTTTTTACCAATTATTCTTGGCATTGATTTTATTCTTAACAACAAATTTGAAGAATTCCAAAATGGTACTTTTCTAATTGTTTATGGCTTTTTCTTATCATTTATAGGGTATTTAATTATCCCAGCTATCGGTCCTCGTTTTACCCTACATAATTTCGATACAAACAACATTGAAATGCCTGGTTTGCTACTTACCAATTTTTTAAGAGAAATTGTTAACTCTGGGGAATCAATACCAGCGGGAACTCCTAACCCTTCGTTGTTGGTTCAGAGGGATGCTTTCCCGAGCGGTCATACAGAAATTACTTTAATTGTAATGTATCTTTCGGTGAAATATAACAGCAGACTGAAAAAATTCTTTATTATAAATGGTTCATTACTAATTTTCGCAACAGTTTATTTAAGATATCATTATGTTATTGATTTAATTGGTGGTGCTTTGTTTATGATTTTTACAATTTGGAGCGGCAAATATATATTTTTGTGGTGGGAGAGAATACGAAGATGA
- a CDS encoding DNA methyltransferase, producing MYSSKKFYTTSSPEEIINLFSSKKIDEDWSFAEYKPSDTGKWTHDYHRYPAKFIPQLVEKLIDEYVPHKEAHINDPFMECGTTVVTAISRGFKASGTDINKIAYLITKVKSTAIEPIEISGNKNG from the coding sequence TTGTATTCTTCTAAGAAATTTTACACAACAAGCTCACCAGAGGAAATTATCAATTTGTTCAGTTCAAAAAAGATTGACGAAGATTGGTCATTTGCTGAATATAAACCATCGGATACTGGCAAATGGACACATGATTACCATAGATACCCTGCCAAGTTTATTCCACAGTTGGTTGAAAAGTTAATCGATGAGTACGTTCCACATAAAGAAGCCCATATAAATGACCCCTTTATGGAGTGTGGAACTACTGTTGTCACAGCAATATCAAGGGGATTTAAAGCGAGTGGGACAGACATCAATAAAATTGCTTATCTGATTACAAAAGTAAAATCAACAGCGATAGAACCAATAGAAATAAGTGGGAATAAGAATGGATAG
- a CDS encoding HNH endonuclease, producing MKLYNRKPRDPWRTIRNLHEQGFLVKVRKGVYRYEPNAVNLKELEDFTTEQKLEILKRDGYKCVICGKGKKDGVELQVDHIKPKYLGG from the coding sequence ATGAAACTCTACAACAGAAAACCTCGTGACCCTTGGAGAACTATCAGGAACTTACATGAACAAGGTTTTTTAGTTAAAGTGAGGAAAGGAGTTTATCGTTACGAACCTAATGCTGTTAATCTGAAGGAATTAGAGGATTTTACTACTGAGCAAAAACTAGAAATTTTAAAAAGAGATGGCTATAAATGTGTGATATGTGGTAAGGGTAAAAAGGATGGAGTTGAATTACAAGTGGACCACATAAAGCCAAAATACTTGGGGGGGTAA
- a CDS encoding O-methyltransferase, with protein MPRIIYSNQINYLQRLRITNDPLILEMEEYAYKNNVPILDWMSAELMEQLILIHKPKKVLEIGTAIAYSSIRIAKCLRKGSAVDTIEKSKDNIKIAKENIKKARLTNFIRILEGNALDIIPHLDEKYDFIFLDADKEDYEKLFFYSLMVLKKGGVIFVDNLLWHGYAASTNVPAKYRRTTKYIREFNKLFTSSDLLKTTILTVGDGIGIGVKIAN; from the coding sequence ATGCCAAGAATTATTTACTCAAATCAAATTAATTACTTACAAAGATTAAGAATAACAAATGACCCATTAATTTTGGAGATGGAAGAATATGCATATAAGAATAATGTGCCAATATTAGATTGGATGTCAGCTGAGTTGATGGAGCAGCTGATATTGATCCATAAACCTAAAAAAGTTTTAGAAATTGGGACTGCAATTGCATATTCATCTATCAGAATTGCAAAATGCTTGAGGAAAGGTTCAGCTGTTGATACAATTGAGAAAAGCAAAGATAACATTAAAATTGCTAAGGAGAATATTAAAAAAGCCAGATTAACGAATTTCATAAGAATATTAGAAGGTAATGCACTTGATATTATTCCACACTTAGATGAAAAATATGACTTCATTTTTTTAGATGCTGATAAAGAAGATTATGAAAAACTCTTTTTTTATTCCTTGATGGTGTTAAAAAAAGGCGGGGTAATTTTTGTTGATAATTTGTTATGGCATGGCTATGCTGCTTCCACCAATGTCCCTGCTAAATATAGGAGAACAACAAAATACATTAGAGAATTTAATAAGCTGTTTACTTCAAGTGATTTATTGAAAACTACAATATTAACTGTGGGAGATGGAATTGGTATTGGCGTTAAAATTGCAAATTAG
- the rsmA gene encoding 16S rRNA (adenine(1518)-N(6)/adenine(1519)-N(6))-dimethyltransferase RsmA: MEKKQIVPLGKWGQNYLIDKNIVHKIVAEFNPKIDDLVIEIGPGKGALTKLLSQKLKKFYAVEIDKRVINELKDSFPNLILINKDFLEIDLNGFIAHKQKIRIIGNIPYNLTSPIIFKLIEHREIINDAVLMVQYEVAKRIFAKPQTKEYGILSVLLNFFSETKFCFKVSANVFRPKPKVDSAVIHIFLNKKLPEGIPPNLFIKTVKAAFGNRRKTLKNSFANSIYKEIKFDNIDFDLSRRAESLTVDEFISITRFIANNAEKNN, from the coding sequence ATGGAAAAGAAACAAATTGTACCTTTAGGAAAGTGGGGACAAAATTATCTTATAGATAAAAATATCGTCCATAAAATAGTTGCTGAATTTAATCCGAAAATAGACGATTTGGTAATTGAAATAGGGCCAGGCAAAGGTGCTTTAACTAAATTACTATCACAAAAACTAAAAAAATTCTACGCAGTTGAAATTGATAAAAGAGTAATAAATGAACTTAAAGATTCATTTCCTAACTTAATATTGATAAACAAAGATTTTTTAGAAATTGACCTAAATGGTTTTATTGCGCATAAACAAAAGATTAGAATAATTGGCAACATACCTTACAATTTAACTTCGCCCATTATATTCAAGTTAATTGAACACAGAGAAATAATTAATGATGCCGTACTGATGGTACAATATGAAGTTGCTAAAAGAATCTTTGCTAAGCCTCAGACAAAAGAATATGGAATACTTAGTGTTTTATTAAATTTTTTTTCTGAAACAAAATTCTGCTTTAAGGTTTCTGCCAATGTGTTTAGACCAAAGCCTAAAGTAGATTCTGCAGTTATACACATTTTCTTAAACAAAAAATTGCCAGAAGGAATACCTCCAAATTTGTTTATAAAAACTGTAAAAGCGGCATTCGGTAACCGCAGAAAAACATTAAAGAATTCGTTTGCAAATAGTATTTATAAAGAAATTAAATTTGACAATATAGATTTTGACTTATCGAGAAGAGCTGAAAGTCTTACAGTAGACGAATTTATTTCCATAACGCGCTTCATTGCTAATAATGCTGAAAAAAATAATTAA
- a CDS encoding YigZ family protein produces the protein MIDKIKVIKRKSEFKYKEKGSTFIGIVLEAETEDKAIEFLNNCKKNYYDASHICYSYKISPNTIKYSDANEPRGTAGIRILNAINHFGLTNIILIVVRYFGGIKLGVGNLGKAYYHTAMETIKAAGIIEKKTYKMINVEFEFEETKLIHHILNKYNTIIEKIDYTPKPKIHFLIQPSEIESLKKDLDSSLKLNYAINESNKIVYR, from the coding sequence ATGATAGATAAAATTAAAGTTATTAAGAGAAAATCAGAATTTAAGTATAAAGAAAAGGGCTCTACATTTATAGGTATAGTTTTAGAAGCAGAAACTGAAGATAAAGCAATTGAGTTTCTTAACAACTGCAAAAAAAATTATTACGATGCTTCCCATATTTGTTACAGCTACAAAATAAGTCCAAATACAATTAAGTATTCTGACGCCAATGAACCTCGTGGGACAGCAGGAATCAGAATTTTAAATGCAATTAACCATTTTGGATTAACAAATATAATTTTGATAGTAGTTAGATATTTTGGTGGTATAAAATTAGGAGTTGGAAATCTTGGCAAAGCATATTATCACACTGCAATGGAAACCATTAAGGCTGCTGGAATAATCGAAAAGAAAACTTATAAGATGATAAATGTAGAATTTGAGTTTGAAGAGACCAAACTAATTCACCATATCTTAAACAAGTACAATACAATAATTGAAAAAATAGATTACACCCCTAAACCAAAAATTCACTTCTTGATTCAACCCTCTGAAATAGAAAGTCTAAAAAAAGACTTGGATAGTTCATTGAAATTAAATTATGCTATCAATGAATCAAATAAGATAGTATATCGGTGA
- a CDS encoding carboxymuconolactone decarboxylase family protein, whose amino-acid sequence MNKTIKEFKAYRTKMNDRILNCGFNDFKKFFALDNKAYYQGALPAKVKELMGLVASMVLRCNDCILYHIDRSIQEGATRDELYESFNIALIVGGSIVIPHLRFAMEKLDEMIPEKK is encoded by the coding sequence ATGAACAAGACTATAAAAGAATTTAAAGCCTATCGTACTAAAATGAACGATAGAATTCTAAATTGCGGCTTTAATGATTTTAAAAAATTTTTTGCTCTTGATAATAAAGCATACTACCAAGGAGCACTTCCTGCTAAAGTAAAAGAGTTAATGGGACTTGTAGCTTCAATGGTATTAAGATGCAATGATTGTATACTTTACCATATTGATAGGTCAATACAAGAAGGAGCTACAAGAGATGAACTGTATGAATCCTTCAATATAGCTTTAATTGTCGGTGGCTCAATTGTAATACCTCATTTGCGTTTTGCAATGGAAAAACTTGATGAAATGATTCCGGAGAAAAAATAA
- the uvrA gene encoding excinuclease ABC subunit UvrA, whose product MEFQNKIIIKGARQHNLKNIDIEIPRDSFVVITGLSGSGKSSLAFDTIYAEGQRRYIESLSTYARQFLNVLEKPDVDLIEGLSPAISIEQKSAGGNPRSTVGTITEIYDFMRLLFARVGKVYCYNCGNPVEKQSSEQIINNLLENYEDKKIIILAPVVRGRKGHYRELFEEIQRDGYLKVRVDGEIYDLTDGFKVDRYKTHDIEVVVDKIKISPKSTARITQSVEVALNLGNGNIIINDGNEDYVFSRNFACMNCGISFQELAPNSFSFNSPYGSCKECDGLGEKKELDINLIIPDWDKSINEGGIVALGKPRNIWFFNQLEGIASSFGFNFDTKLKNLSEEQKDVLLYGTKDKISFNYKFGGGRTVTYMHRFSGVLNYIKHYYENTSSNKIRQWAESFMNTIKCPACKGGRLKKESLAVKINGLNIAEVSALSIEQTKKFFDEISFTEREMLIARQILKEITTRLDFLLNVGLNYLTLDRSARTLSGGESQRIRLATQIGSQLAGVLYVLDEPSIGLHQSDNLKLISSLKKLRDLGNTVIVVEHDRETIENSDYIIDLGPFAGEKGGNVCLHGETKKVVNLNGGGSSLTVQYLKNLKKIEIPDKRRKGNGKFIQLIGASGNNLKNINVKIPLGCFVAVTGVSGSGKSTLVNDTLVNILMQRIYGSKVVPLPFKEILGLENIDKVIEIDQSPIGRTPRSNPATYTELFTFIRDLFAELPESKMRGYAPGRFSFNVSGGRCEECEGDGLKKIEMNFLPDVYVTCESCGGKRYNRETLEILYKTKSIADVLDMRVSEALVFFEDFPRIKRKIKALNDVGLGYIKLGQQATTLSGGEAQRVKLATELSKVSTGKTLYILDEPTTGLHFEDVKILLNVLNKLVDKGNTVVVVEHNMDVIKVADYIIDLGPGGGEHGGWIVAEGSPEEIIKNENSLTAKFLKIELSRKQ is encoded by the coding sequence ATGGAATTCCAAAATAAAATAATAATTAAGGGTGCTCGTCAACATAACTTAAAAAATATAGATATTGAAATACCTCGAGATTCATTTGTGGTTATAACTGGATTATCTGGTTCCGGTAAATCTTCTTTAGCTTTTGATACTATTTACGCAGAGGGCCAAAGAAGGTACATAGAGTCACTGTCAACTTATGCGAGACAGTTCCTGAATGTTTTAGAAAAGCCCGATGTGGACCTAATTGAAGGTCTAAGTCCAGCCATATCTATTGAGCAAAAATCTGCTGGTGGGAACCCCCGTTCTACTGTAGGTACAATTACAGAGATTTATGACTTTATGCGCTTGCTTTTTGCAAGGGTAGGCAAAGTCTATTGCTACAACTGCGGTAATCCTGTTGAAAAACAGTCATCAGAACAAATTATTAATAATCTATTAGAAAATTATGAGGATAAGAAAATAATTATATTAGCTCCTGTAGTAAGAGGAAGAAAAGGTCATTATCGTGAACTTTTCGAGGAAATTCAAAGAGATGGTTATTTAAAGGTAAGAGTGGATGGCGAAATTTATGATTTAACTGATGGTTTTAAAGTAGACCGTTATAAAACTCACGATATAGAAGTAGTTGTTGATAAAATAAAAATATCACCAAAATCTACTGCTAGAATTACTCAATCAGTTGAAGTAGCATTAAATTTAGGCAACGGTAATATTATTATAAACGATGGCAATGAAGATTATGTATTCAGCAGAAATTTTGCATGTATGAACTGCGGCATTAGTTTTCAAGAGTTAGCTCCTAATTCATTTTCTTTTAACTCACCTTACGGGTCATGTAAAGAATGTGATGGACTGGGTGAAAAGAAAGAATTAGATATTAATTTAATAATTCCAGATTGGGACAAATCAATCAATGAGGGAGGAATTGTTGCGCTTGGCAAGCCGCGTAATATTTGGTTCTTTAATCAACTTGAAGGCATTGCGTCTTCTTTTGGATTTAATTTCGATACCAAATTAAAAAATCTAAGTGAAGAACAAAAAGATGTTTTACTTTATGGTACTAAAGATAAGATTTCGTTTAATTATAAATTTGGCGGGGGGAGAACAGTAACTTATATGCACCGTTTTTCAGGTGTGCTCAATTATATCAAGCATTATTATGAGAATACATCTTCAAATAAAATTAGGCAATGGGCTGAATCTTTTATGAACACTATTAAATGTCCAGCTTGCAAGGGAGGCAGATTAAAAAAAGAATCTTTGGCAGTGAAAATTAATGGATTAAACATCGCAGAAGTTTCTGCACTTTCAATCGAACAAACAAAAAAATTCTTCGATGAAATAAGTTTTACTGAAAGAGAAATGCTTATTGCTCGACAGATACTTAAAGAAATAACTACAAGATTAGATTTTTTGCTGAATGTTGGTCTTAATTATCTCACACTTGATAGAAGCGCACGTACTTTATCAGGTGGTGAATCCCAGCGAATAAGATTAGCTACTCAAATTGGTTCTCAGCTTGCTGGAGTTTTGTATGTGTTAGATGAACCAAGCATTGGGCTGCATCAAAGTGATAATCTTAAATTGATTTCTTCGCTTAAGAAGCTGCGAGACTTAGGGAATACTGTAATTGTAGTTGAACACGATAGAGAAACAATTGAAAATTCGGATTATATTATTGACCTGGGGCCCTTTGCTGGAGAAAAAGGCGGTAATGTTTGTTTGCACGGTGAAACAAAAAAAGTAGTAAATTTAAATGGTGGTGGCAGTTCTTTAACTGTTCAGTATCTAAAAAATCTAAAAAAAATTGAAATTCCTGATAAACGACGTAAAGGTAACGGCAAATTTATTCAATTAATTGGAGCCTCTGGCAATAATCTTAAAAACATTAATGTAAAAATCCCGTTAGGCTGTTTTGTCGCTGTTACTGGAGTTAGCGGCTCTGGGAAATCAACTTTAGTTAACGATACGTTAGTTAATATCCTAATGCAGCGTATTTACGGGTCAAAAGTTGTCCCATTACCTTTTAAAGAAATCCTTGGCTTGGAAAATATTGATAAAGTTATAGAAATAGATCAATCACCAATAGGCAGAACACCGCGTTCTAATCCAGCAACTTATACTGAGCTATTCACTTTCATTCGTGATTTATTTGCTGAGCTGCCGGAATCAAAAATGAGAGGCTACGCTCCGGGCAGATTTAGTTTTAATGTAAGCGGAGGCAGATGTGAAGAATGTGAGGGAGATGGCCTTAAAAAAATTGAAATGAATTTTTTGCCAGATGTTTATGTAACCTGCGAGTCTTGTGGTGGGAAAAGATATAATAGAGAAACTTTAGAAATACTGTATAAAACAAAATCAATTGCAGATGTACTTGATATGAGGGTCTCGGAAGCTCTTGTTTTTTTTGAAGATTTTCCTAGAATTAAAAGAAAAATAAAAGCTTTGAACGATGTAGGTCTGGGCTATATTAAACTCGGTCAGCAGGCAACTACTTTATCCGGGGGCGAGGCACAGCGTGTTAAACTTGCTACCGAACTAAGTAAAGTTAGTACTGGCAAAACTCTTTATATTTTGGATGAACCAACCACGGGACTGCATTTTGAAGACGTTAAAATATTGCTTAACGTATTAAATAAACTTGTTGACAAAGGTAATACTGTTGTTGTTGTAGAACATAATATGGATGTAATAAAAGTAGCAGATTATATTATTGATTTAGGACCGGGAGGAGGAGAGCATGGCGGCTGGATTGTTGCAGAAGGTTCACCTGAAGAAATTATAAAAAATGAAAATAGTCTTACCGCAAAGTTTCTGAAAATTGAACTATCCAGAAAACAATAA
- the rdgB gene encoding RdgB/HAM1 family non-canonical purine NTP pyrophosphatase produces MKLIFASQNLGKVKEVKGIFLNTPFEIVSLYDLGNNINVKETGSTFSENAFLKAKAVYDIYKEPVIADDSGLMIEQLNGKPGVFSARYAGENCSYRDNNLKVISELRNLPEPHRAKFVCVSLFLDGNEKIETIGELVGVIIKEERGSGGFGYDPIFIPDGFSKTIAELSFEEKNKISHRAKSFNKLKNILIEKFFC; encoded by the coding sequence ATGAAATTAATTTTTGCAAGTCAAAATTTGGGGAAAGTAAAGGAAGTAAAGGGTATTTTTCTTAATACGCCTTTTGAAATAGTTTCGCTTTATGACTTGGGGAATAATATTAATGTTAAGGAAACAGGATCAACTTTTAGTGAAAATGCTTTCCTAAAAGCTAAGGCTGTCTATGATATTTACAAAGAACCAGTTATAGCGGATGATTCTGGATTAATGATAGAACAGTTAAATGGTAAACCTGGTGTCTTTTCAGCAAGGTATGCAGGAGAAAATTGTTCTTACAGAGATAATAATTTAAAAGTTATTTCCGAATTAAGAAATTTGCCAGAGCCGCATAGAGCCAAATTTGTTTGCGTTTCCCTTTTTTTAGACGGTAATGAAAAAATTGAAACGATTGGGGAACTTGTCGGCGTCATTATCAAAGAAGAAAGAGGAAGTGGCGGTTTTGGATACGACCCAATTTTTATACCCGACGGATTTTCCAAAACTATTGCTGAATTATCATTTGAAGAAAAAAATAAAATCAGTCACAGAGCTAAGTCATTTAATAAATTGAAAAATATCCTTATTGAAAAATTTTTTTGTTAA
- a CDS encoding Rrf2 family transcriptional regulator, which produces MIYTKTGEYAIRAILFLARQPKDSLIMSSEIAKSEDIPAHYLAKILQRMAKYGYVDSFKGRGGGFKITELAKKSSILEIVERIEGPVINLKCVTGLKECSDENPCPLHEEWAELRNRIYNLISSKSVQEVAESYTETLQKIK; this is translated from the coding sequence ATGATTTACACTAAAACTGGAGAATATGCAATCAGGGCAATATTATTCTTAGCCCGTCAACCGAAAGACAGCTTAATTATGTCTTCAGAAATTGCAAAATCTGAAGATATTCCTGCACATTATCTTGCTAAAATTTTACAAAGAATGGCTAAATACGGATATGTTGATTCCTTCAAGGGAAGGGGTGGTGGATTCAAAATTACTGAACTTGCCAAGAAAAGTTCAATTTTGGAAATTGTTGAGCGCATTGAGGGACCAGTAATAAATTTAAAATGTGTTACAGGTCTAAAAGAATGCTCTGACGAAAATCCATGTCCCTTACATGAAGAGTGGGCAGAGTTACGTAATAGAATTTACAATCTGATATCAAGCAAGTCTGTTCAAGAAGTTGCTGAAAGTTACACTGAAACTCTGCAAAAAATTAAGTAA
- the ubiE gene encoding bifunctional demethylmenaquinone methyltransferase/2-methoxy-6-polyprenyl-1,4-benzoquinol methylase UbiE has translation MSSDKKNKVKRIFDSISDKYDFLNHFLSAGIDFYWRRKALKLSNINNSSIILDVACGTGDFSIAAKKLGAKRIFGADLSLNMLKLFNKKADWSKGNIVQSVAETLPFKRESFTNVIVAFGVRNFYDIEKAFNQFYKVLKPYGKVTVLEFRLPVKSIIKYVYSFYFNKILPFIGKVISKDKEAYTYLPESVNEFEQNINLTELFRKANFKKMEVYSLTFGIVQVIIAEK, from the coding sequence ATGAGCAGCGACAAAAAAAATAAAGTAAAAAGAATTTTTGATTCAATTTCAGATAAATATGATTTTTTAAATCATTTTTTAAGTGCAGGCATTGATTTTTATTGGCGCAGAAAGGCACTTAAACTTAGCAATATCAACAATTCGTCTATTATTCTTGATGTTGCCTGCGGAACTGGCGATTTCTCAATTGCAGCTAAAAAACTCGGCGCTAAAAGAATTTTTGGGGCTGACTTATCATTAAACATGTTAAAATTGTTTAATAAAAAAGCTGATTGGAGCAAAGGAAACATAGTGCAGTCCGTTGCAGAAACACTCCCCTTTAAAAGGGAAAGTTTTACAAATGTTATTGTTGCCTTTGGAGTTAGAAATTTTTATGACATTGAAAAGGCTTTTAATCAATTTTACAAGGTACTAAAACCATATGGGAAAGTAACTGTGCTTGAATTTAGGCTGCCGGTAAAATCAATTATAAAATATGTCTACTCATTTTATTTTAATAAGATATTGCCTTTTATTGGTAAAGTAATTTCAAAAGATAAAGAAGCTTACACATATTTACCTGAATCAGTCAATGAATTTGAACAGAATATAAATTTAACTGAGCTGTTTAGAAAAGCAAATTTTAAAAAAATGGAGGTTTATTCCCTAACTTTTGGTATAGTTCAAGTAATAATTGCAGAGAAGTAA
- a CDS encoding site-specific DNA-methyltransferase produces the protein MDSKLYFSENEIYIYNDDVLTTNCIDENTIDLIITSPPYNVDIKYASHNDKMDYNDYLDFTKEWLLKCYKLVKNDGRFCLNIPLDKNKGGQQSVYADITTIAKQIGWKYHSTIIWNEQNISRRTAWGSWLSASAPYVIAPVEMIVIFYKKEWEKNSKGRKSDITKDEFLEWTNGVWNFTGESKKRVGHPAPFPVELPKRCIKLFSFVGDTVLDPFMGSGSTLIACAQTDRIGIGIDIEINYCKLAKQRLIKEGFIYQLKFEKLTVIKDNAQDYNTAKSQKKRFNSWSSSRLD, from the coding sequence ATGGATAGTAAATTGTATTTTAGCGAAAATGAGATATATATCTACAATGACGATGTCTTAACAACAAATTGTATCGATGAAAATACAATTGATTTAATTATAACTTCTCCCCCTTACAACGTTGATATTAAATACGCCTCTCATAACGACAAAATGGATTATAATGATTACTTAGATTTTACAAAAGAATGGCTGTTAAAATGTTATAAATTAGTAAAAAATGATGGGCGCTTTTGCCTAAATATCCCACTTGATAAAAATAAGGGTGGTCAGCAAAGCGTTTATGCCGACATTACAACAATTGCTAAACAAATAGGCTGGAAATATCATTCAACTATAATTTGGAATGAGCAAAATATTTCAAGGAGAACTGCTTGGGGTTCGTGGCTTTCTGCATCGGCACCTTATGTTATCGCACCAGTTGAGATGATTGTTATTTTTTATAAAAAAGAATGGGAAAAAAATAGTAAAGGAAGAAAATCTGATATTACAAAAGATGAATTTTTAGAATGGACTAATGGTGTATGGAATTTTACGGGTGAAAGTAAGAAAAGAGTTGGGCATCCTGCACCGTTCCCAGTGGAACTACCAAAAAGATGCATAAAATTATTTAGTTTTGTTGGGGATACAGTATTGGACCCTTTCATGGGTAGTGGTTCAACGCTTATTGCTTGTGCACAAACTGACAGAATAGGAATAGGAATTGATATTGAAATAAATTACTGCAAATTAGCAAAACAGAGGCTTATAAAAGAAGGGTTTATATACCAACTCAAATTTGAAAAATTAACTGTAATAAAAGATAATGCACAAGATTACAATACCGCTAAAAGTCAAAAAAAAAGATTTAACTCATGGTCCAGTAGTCGATTGGATTGA